In Leptospira stimsonii, a single window of DNA contains:
- a CDS encoding 50S ribosomal protein L23 gives MNLQDVILTPVVTEKSQDLESIGANSKKGTRMVKYTVKVHIDANKTLIKEAFKKIFKVTPSAVNVQVYRGKIKRFRNMPAPRPHWKKAVVTFRDGASIDFAKEA, from the coding sequence ATGAATCTCCAAGACGTAATTCTAACTCCAGTGGTCACTGAGAAATCTCAGGATCTGGAATCGATCGGAGCAAATAGCAAAAAGGGAACGAGAATGGTGAAATACACCGTGAAAGTTCACATCGATGCAAACAAGACTCTGATCAAAGAAGCATTCAAAAAGATTTTTAAAGTAACCCCTTCCGCGGTAAACGTTCAAGTTTACAGAGGGAAGATCAAACGTTTTAGAAACATGCCGGCGCCTCGCCCACACTGGAAAAAAGCTGTAGTAACTTTCCGTGACGGCGCAAGCATCGATTTCGCAAAGGAAGCATAA
- the rplD gene encoding 50S ribosomal protein L4, which yields MKAQKYSKEGKLISEIELPSALFESKLSVASIYEAIKAENANMRSGNHATKTRSEVRGGGKKPWAQKGTGRARQGSTRAPHWVGGGTVHGPQKRDYSYKVSSKLKHRAVLSILNKKAQASAVKVIEDLDPKEYSTKSFDSLFKNMNLRNTGVVGLLVQGESDFVKKSVRNIPTVKYINSKRISCRDILYNRNLVITEAALKEMLTQYGAQK from the coding sequence ATGAAAGCACAGAAGTATTCTAAAGAAGGAAAACTGATTTCAGAAATCGAACTTCCTTCCGCACTCTTTGAAAGCAAGCTTAGCGTCGCTTCGATCTACGAAGCGATTAAGGCTGAGAATGCAAATATGCGTTCTGGAAACCACGCTACAAAAACCAGATCGGAAGTCCGCGGTGGTGGTAAAAAACCATGGGCTCAAAAAGGAACTGGTCGTGCGAGACAGGGTTCCACACGCGCTCCACATTGGGTTGGAGGGGGAACGGTTCACGGTCCTCAAAAAAGAGACTATTCTTATAAAGTTTCTTCCAAACTCAAACACAGAGCTGTGCTTTCGATTCTGAATAAAAAAGCGCAAGCTTCCGCAGTGAAAGTGATCGAAGATCTCGATCCGAAAGAATACAGCACGAAGTCCTTTGATTCCTTATTCAAAAATATGAATCTCAGAAACACCGGTGTTGTTGGATTACTGGTTCAAGGTGAGAGCGATTTCGTTAAAAAATCCGTTCGTAACATTCCGACCGTAAAATATATCAATTCAAAAAGAATCTCCTGCAGAGACATTCTGTATAACCGCAATTTGGTGATCACAGAAGCCGCTCTGAAAGAGATGCTCACACAGTACGGAGCACAGAAATGA
- the rplC gene encoding 50S ribosomal protein L3, protein MAKGLIGKKVGMSQIFDEQGNMIPVTVLEVGPCAVSQVKSVENDGYEAIQLAFQDTKEFHLSKAEKSHLAKAGLGPKRVLREFRSFGDSPTAGSVLKIQDVFAVSDVVKVTGVSKGRGFQGVVKRHGHAGGPGGHGSRFHRHPGSMGANSTPSRVFKGVKLPGRTGSLQTTVRNLKVVRINEEKNLVFVSGAVPGTANTVITIEKI, encoded by the coding sequence ATGGCAAAGGGATTAATCGGCAAAAAAGTTGGAATGTCTCAGATCTTTGACGAGCAGGGGAATATGATTCCTGTAACTGTTTTGGAAGTCGGCCCTTGCGCCGTTTCTCAAGTCAAGTCTGTTGAAAATGACGGATACGAAGCGATCCAGTTGGCGTTTCAAGATACAAAAGAATTTCACCTCTCCAAAGCAGAGAAGAGCCACCTTGCAAAAGCGGGACTCGGACCAAAGAGAGTTTTGAGAGAATTTCGTAGTTTCGGAGATTCTCCTACGGCAGGTTCCGTTCTGAAAATTCAGGATGTTTTTGCCGTTTCTGACGTGGTAAAAGTTACCGGGGTCAGCAAAGGAAGAGGATTTCAAGGGGTTGTAAAACGCCATGGACACGCCGGCGGACCGGGTGGACACGGATCTCGTTTTCACAGACATCCTGGATCTATGGGCGCGAACTCAACTCCTTCTCGGGTTTTCAAAGGCGTTAAGCTTCCCGGAAGAACTGGTTCCCTCCAAACTACAGTCCGGAATTTGAAAGTAGTCCGGATCAATGAAGAAAAGAATCTTGTGTTCGTGAGCGGGGCGGTACCCGGCACTGCAAACACAGTAATTACGATCGAGAAGATTTAA